One segment of Telopea speciosissima isolate NSW1024214 ecotype Mountain lineage unplaced genomic scaffold, Tspe_v1 Tspe_v1.0126, whole genome shotgun sequence DNA contains the following:
- the LOC122647727 gene encoding uncharacterized protein LOC122647727, with protein MVSVDEPEEDDEEDEVYEFAEEETEQESNPIPPTEDEVREHNLGTAENPRPIFLSALLGEEERAEYMRLLQEFSDVFAWSYAEMPGLDPEVAMHRQHIREDAKPVKQPQRKFHPAIMEKIEKEVQKLKDVGFIREEQHPD; from the coding sequence ATGGTGTCGGTAGACGAACCCGAAGAGGACGATGAGGAAGATGAAGTGTACGAGTTCGCCGAAGAAGAGACAGAACAGGAATCGAACCCTATCCCGCCAACTGAAGATGAAGTCCGGGAACACAACCTCGGAACTGCCGAAAACCCCCGACCAATCTTCCTCAGTGCTCTTCTGGGTGAGGAAGAAAGAGCAGAATACATGCGCCTGTTACAGGAGTTTTCCGATGTATTCGCATGGAGCTATGCGGAAATGCCTGGACTTGATCCGGAGGTCGCGATGCATCGTCAACATATCAGGGAAGATGCAAAGCCAGTGAAGCAACCCCAAAGGAAGTTTCACCCGGCGATCATGGAGAAGATCGAGAAGGAAGTCCAGAAGCTGAAGGACGTAGGCTTCATCCGTGAAGAACAGCACCCAGACTAG